The following are from one region of the Pseudomonas putida genome:
- a CDS encoding pitrilysin family protein, whose protein sequence is MNALARRAAGLLLGTLCLPLAAFAAEVQPTHEFILDNGLKVVVREDHRAPVVVSQIWYKVGSSYETPGQTGLSHALEHMMFKGSAKVGPGEASRILRDIGAEENAFTSDDYTAYYQVLARDRLPVALELEADRLASLRLPADEFSREIEVIKEERRLRTDDQPNAKAFELFRAMAYPASGYHTPTIGWMADLERMKVEELRHWYESWYTPNNATLVVVGDVTADEVKGLAQKYFGSIPKRAVPPAKLPLELAEPGQRQLTLHVRTQLPSLIYGFNAPGLATAKDPRTVHALRLISALLDGGYSARMPARLERGQELVAGASSSYNAFTRGDSLFLISATPNVQKQKTLADVEKGIWQLLDELKTTPPSAEELERVRAQVIAGLVYDRDSISSQATTIGQLETVGLSWKLIDSELDELKRVTPQDIQNAARTYFTRERLSVAHVLPEESAHE, encoded by the coding sequence CGCTCTGCCTGCCGCTCGCGGCTTTCGCCGCCGAGGTGCAACCCACCCACGAATTCATCCTCGACAATGGTCTGAAAGTGGTCGTGCGTGAAGACCATCGCGCCCCGGTGGTGGTCTCGCAGATCTGGTACAAGGTTGGCTCCAGCTACGAAACCCCGGGCCAGACCGGCCTGTCCCACGCGCTGGAGCACATGATGTTCAAGGGCAGCGCCAAGGTCGGCCCTGGCGAGGCCTCGCGCATCCTGCGTGACATTGGCGCCGAAGAAAACGCCTTCACCAGCGACGACTACACCGCCTATTACCAGGTGCTGGCCCGCGACCGGCTGCCGGTTGCCCTGGAGCTGGAGGCCGACCGCCTGGCCAGCCTGCGTCTGCCCGCCGACGAGTTCAGCCGCGAAATCGAGGTGATCAAGGAAGAACGCCGCCTGCGCACTGACGACCAGCCCAACGCCAAGGCGTTCGAGCTGTTCCGTGCCATGGCTTACCCGGCCAGCGGCTACCACACCCCGACCATCGGCTGGATGGCCGACCTGGAGCGCATGAAGGTCGAGGAACTGCGCCACTGGTACGAATCCTGGTACACCCCCAACAACGCCACCCTGGTAGTGGTCGGCGATGTCACCGCCGACGAGGTCAAGGGCCTGGCGCAGAAGTACTTCGGCAGCATCCCGAAGCGCGCCGTACCGCCGGCCAAGCTGCCACTGGAACTGGCCGAACCGGGCCAGCGCCAGCTGACCCTGCACGTACGCACCCAGCTGCCCAGCCTGATCTACGGCTTCAACGCTCCTGGCCTGGCCACCGCCAAGGATCCGCGCACGGTGCACGCCCTGCGCCTGATCTCGGCACTGCTCGATGGCGGCTACAGCGCCCGCATGCCGGCACGCCTGGAGCGTGGCCAGGAGCTGGTGGCCGGTGCTTCGTCCAGCTACAACGCCTTCACCCGCGGCGACAGCCTGTTCCTGATCTCGGCCACGCCGAACGTGCAGAAGCAGAAAACCCTCGCCGATGTCGAGAAGGGCATCTGGCAGCTGCTGGATGAGCTCAAGACCACCCCGCCCAGCGCCGAAGAGCTGGAACGCGTACGCGCCCAGGTCATTGCCGGCCTGGTCTATGACCGCGACTCCATCAGCAGCCAGGCCACTACAATCGGCCAGCTGGAAACCGTCGGCCTGTCCTGGAAGCTGATCGACAGCGAGCTGGACGAGCTCAAGCGCGTTACCCCGCAGGACATCCAGAACGCCGCGCGCACCTACTTCACCCGCGAACGCCTGAGCGTTGCCCATGTACTGCCCGAGGAGTCCGCTCATGAGTGA